The following is a genomic window from Lysinibacillus sp. G4S2.
GTTGTTTGAAGCATCTAGGATTTCGTTAGCTAAACGCTCTTCCATAGTTTTTTCACCACGAAGACGAGAATAGTTAACTAGGTAACGAAGACCTAAAGTTGTACGACGTTCTGGACGTACTTCAACTGGTACTTGGTAGTTAGAACCACCAACACGGCGAGCACGTACTTCAAGAACTGGCATTACGTTGTTTAGAGCAGCTTCGAATACTTCAATTGGATTTTCACCAGAACGTTCTTTAACTAATTCGAACGCACCGTATAAAATCTTTTGAGAAGTACCTCTTTTACCATCAACCATCATTTTATTGATTAAACGAGTTACTAGTTTTGAATTATAAATTGGATCTGGTAACACGTCACGTTTGGAAACAGGACCTTTACGAGGCATGTGTTTTCCTCCTTTCGAATAGATATCGATTTATTTTATAAAGTTGCCTTATCGTAGTTGTTACTCAAATTTCAAATCTGCTAGCAAGATTTGAAATTTGTCACACCTACATGAGGCTCATTATTTAGAAACACTATATAGTGTTATATTATTTTTTTTCTTTAGGGCGTTTTGTTCCGTATTTAGAACGTGATTGTAAACGACCGTTTACACCAGCTGTATCAAGAGCTCCACGTACGATATGGTAACGAACACCCGCTAAGTCTTTTACGCGTCCGCCACGGATAAGAACAACACTGTGCTCTTGTAAGTTGTGGCCTTCACCTGGGATATAAGCTGTAACCTCAATTTGGTTAGTTAAACGAACACGAGCGTATTTACGTAACGCTGAGTTTGGTTTACGAGGTGTCATTGTACCTACACGAGTACAAACACCACGTTTTTGTGGAGATTTAACATCAGTTAAAGATTTTTTAAATGAGTTATATCCTTTGTTTAACGCTGGTGATTTTGATTTCGTGCTTTTAGATTGACGAGGCTTACGTACTAATTGGTTAATTGTAGGCATCGGTATTTCCTCCCTTCATTTATTCCTTGTTAATACCACACATCCAGGTGGTTCATTTTTTGGGTAAAAACAAAGTCTTTGTGTTTTATACACAAAAACTACTCTACAGCAATAGCAACAACCGCTGCTCCAACGTGGATTCCACAGGTCTTGCCCAGTTCCTTTTTGGACTCAACAAGAATAACTGGCACACCGATTTCTCTCGCGAAAGTAATGGCCAAATCGGTTACCCAATTGTCTGCGTCAAGTGCCACAAAAAGTTCTTTCACTGAACCATCGCGCATTGCTTTTACTGCTTGCTTTGTACCTATGATTGTTTGACTTGCCCTTACTCTATCATAAGACATTTTCATATCCTCCAAAGTACAGAACAGTTAACTATCAACCTTCAATATATTATCATTACCAATTTCGACTGTCAACTAATATTCTTTAAAAAGCCCGAAGAGATGATGAAAATACATCTCTCCGGCACTTATTTAATGATTATTCAGCAGAAATTAGCTCATCTGTGTCAAGCTCATCTTTTTCGATACGGATTTGACGATAACGTTGCATACCAGTACCTGCAGGAACAAGTTTACCGATAATTACGTTCTCTTTTAATCCTAGAAGCTCGTCACGTTTACCTTTAATGGCTGCATCTGTCAACACGCGTGTTGTTTCTTGGAATGATGCAGCAGATAAGAATGATTCTGTTTCAAGAGAAGCTTTTGTAATACCAAGAATGACAGGACGACAAGTTGCAGGGTTTTTGCCATTTAACACAGCATCTGCATTTGCTTCTGAGAATTGGTGGATATCTAGTAATGAGCCTGGTAATAATTCTGTATCACCAGCTTCAATTACACGTACTTTACGAAGCATTTGGCGAACCATTACCTCGATATGTTTATCTCCAATTTCTACCCCTTGCATACGGTATACTTTTTGTACTTCTTTTAACAGGTACTCTTGAACTGTTGAAACGTCTTTAACTTTTAACAATTGTTTTGGATCGATAGAACCTTCTGTTAATACTTGACCGCGTTCTACAAAGTCGCCTTCTTGTACTTTCAGACGAGCATTGTAAGGTGCTGGGTATTTACGAGTTTCTACGTCACCTTCAATTGTAATTTCTTTTAGACCTTCACGGATTTCAGTGATGTCTGAAACAGTACCTGCGATATCAGAAATAACTGATTGACCTTTAGGATTACGTGCTTCAAAAATCTCTTGGATACGTGGAAGACCTTGTGTAATATCATCCCCGGCAACCCCACCTGTATGGAATGTACGCATTGTTAACTGTGTACCTGGTTCACCGATTGATTGAGCCGCAATAATACCAACTGCTTCTCCAACTTCAACCTCTTCACCTGTTGCTAAGTTCATGCCGTAACATTTTTTACATACGCCATGTTTTGTATTACATGTGAATGCTGAACGGATTGTTACTTCCTCGATACCAAGCTCGATAACTGTACGAGCGATATCTTGGTCGATTAAACCGTCTTTTTCTAAAATTACTTCGCCTGTTTCTGGATGCAAGATTGTTTTCTTAGTATGACGACCGATAATACGTTCATCTAACGCTTCAATTAGCTCTGTGCCTTCCATTAACGCACCGATTGTTAAACCGCGGTCAGTTCCACAGTCATCCTCACGAACGATAACATCTTGTGCAACGTCAACAAGACGACGTGTTAAGTAACCTGAATCGGCAGTTTTTAGGGCTGTATCGGCAAGACCTTTACGAGCACCGTGAGTTGAGATGAAGTACTCTAATACCGTTAAACCTTCACGGAATGAAGATTTAATTGGAAGTTCGATGATACGACCAGCCGGGTTGGCCATCAGACCACGCATACCAGCTAACTGTGTAAAGTTAGATGCGTTACCACGGGCACCTGAGTCAGACATCATAAAGATTGGGTTTGTTTTCTCAAGCGACTTCATCAGCTTAGCTTGAATTTCATCTTTCGCAGCACTCCAGCTTGAGATAACGCGATCATAACGCTCATCTTCCGTGATGAAACCACGACGGAATTGCGCTTGAACTTTATCTACTTTTTCTTGAGCTACCGCTAAAATTTCGCCTTTGTCTGGTAATACGACGATGTCAGATACACCTACAGTGATACCAGCACGTGTTGAATATTTGAATCCTAGGTTCTTCATGCGGTCAAGCATTTTAGATGTTTCAGTGATGTGGAAACGTTTAAATACTTCAGCAATGATATTACCTAAGAATTTTTTACGGAATGGGTTTACAACTGGTACTGATGCAAAATGTTTGCGAAGTACAGCTGTACGTTGTGCTTCAACTTTACCTTTTTCATCAAGCCCATTATAAGTAGCATCTGCCTCAAGCTCTTTTAACGTTTCTTCATCAATTGTTAAGTTAACAAAGTATTTGTCTGGTGTTTCTTGCTCTAAGTTGAAATCAGTTGGCTCGTTAATGAATGGGAATGATTTTGGTAAAATTTCATTAAAGATTACTTTACCAACAGTCGTTAATAGGAACATATTATTTTGTTCTTCAGTGAATGTTGGGTTGTTTAACGAGCTTGCTTTAATCGCAATACGAGTATGCAAATGAACATGACCTGTGTCATATGCAATTAATACTTCGTTTGGTCCATAGAAAATTGTTCCTTCGCCGCGAGCTGCTTCACGCTCAAGTGTTAAGTAGTAGTTTCCTAATACCATATCTTGAGATGGTGTTACAACTGGTTTACCGTCTTTCGGGTTCAGGATATTTTGTGCTGCAAGCATTAGAAGACGAGCTTCTGCTTGTGCTTCTGCTGATAATGGTACGTGAACCGCCATTTGGTCACCATCGAAGTCAGCGTTATAAGCTGTACATACTAATGGGTGAAGACGAATAGCACGACCTTCAACTAATGTTGGTTCAAAGGCCTGAATACCAAGACGGTGAAGCGTTGGTGCACGGTTAAGTAATACTGGATGCTCACGAATTACATCTTCTAAAACGTCCCATACGTCGTTGTTTAAACGTTCGATTTTACGTTTAGCAGATTTAATATTATGCGCAAGACCGCGTTCTACTAACTCTTTCATCACGAAAGGCTTGAACAGCTCAATTGCCATTTCTTTCGGTAGACCACATTGGTACATTTTTAAGTTTGGACCTACTACGATAACCGAACGACCTGAGTAGTCAACACGTTTACCAAGTAAGTTTTGACGGAAACGACCTTGTTTACCTTTCAGCATATGTGAAAGTGATTTTAATGGACGGTTACCAGGACCTGTTACAGGACGACCACGACGACCGTTATCAATTAATGCATCAACAGCTTCTTGTAACATACGTTTTTCGTTTTGTACGATGATACTTGGAGCACCAAGGTCTAGTAAACGTTTTAAACGGTTATTACGGTTGATTACACGACGATATAAATCGTTTAAGTCAGAAGTTGCGAAACGGCCACCATCTAATTGCACCATCGGACGAAGCTCTGGTGGAATAACCGGTAGTACATCTAAAATCATCCATTCAGGAGAGTTACCTGAGTTACGGAATGATTCAACAACTTCAAGACGTTTAATGGCACGTGTACGACGTTGACCTTGTGCTGATTTTAACTCTTCTTTTAAAGATTGAGTTTCATCTTCAAGATCAATTTTGCCTAATAATCTTTTAATTGCTTCCGCACCCATAGATGCTTCGAATGTGTTGCCAAATTTTTCGCGATATGCACGGTACTCTTTTTCAGAAAGTAGTTGTTTACTTTCTAAGTTTGTAGCACCTGGCTCGATTACAACATAAGAAGCAAAGTAAATTACTTCTTCTAGTGCACGTGGGGACATATCTAAAATAAGACCCATACGGCTAGGAATACCTTTGAAGTACCAGATATGAGATACTGGTGCTGCTAATTCGATGTGACCCATACGTTCACGACGAACTTTAGCGCGTGTTACTTCAACTCCACAACGATCACAAACTACGCCTTTATAGCGTACACGTTTGTATTTACCACAATGACACTCCCAGTCCTTAGTTGGACCGAAAATACGCTCACAGAATAAACCATCTTTTTCTGGTTTTAAAGTACGATAGTTAATTGTTTCAGGTTTTTTAACTTCACCGTATGACCAAGAACGGATCTTGTCAGGAGAAGCTAAACCAATTTTCATATATTCAAATTCATTAACGTCTATCAAGGAGCCTACCTCCCTCTAGTATAGGTCTTTATAAAGACTCTTTTACGCAGCTCGATAATCGTTTGCAAAGAAATACCTCTTTAACAAAGGATTAAAAATAGAATGATTTATTGAAAAAGCCGGGCAGGGCGTTAAATCCTGCCCGGCTAGTTTGAAAAATAAGTTTGACCTTATTCACAAAAGCTGTGAATTTCGGTTATCCATTATTCAAAAGACTCTACTGGCTCTTCTTCTTTATCTTGCTGTGGTGCAATGTTAAGAGCATCAGCTGGTTGAAGTTCATCTTCCTCGTCTAAGTCGCGAAGCTCTACCTCTTCATCATTGACTGTTAACATCTTCACATCCATACCAAGAGATTGAAGTTCTTTAATCAATACTTTGAATGATTCAGGAACGCCTGGCTCAGGTACACTTTCACCTTTAACAATTGCTTCGTATGTTTTCACACGACCAACAACGTCGTCGGATTTAACTGTTAAGATTTCTTGAAGTGTGTAAGCAGCACCGTATGCTTCAAGTGCCCATACCTCCATCTCACCAAAACGTTGTCCACCGAACTGTGCTTTACCACCAAGTGGTTGTTGTGTAACAAGTGAGTAAGGACCAGTTGAACGTGCGTGAAGTTTATCATCAACCATGTGAGCAAGTTTGATCATGTACATGATCCCTACTGATACGCGGTTATCAAATGGTTCACCTGAACGTCCATCATACAGGATTGTTTTACCATCACGGTTCATACCTGCTTCTTCCATCGTTTCCCAAACGTCTTCCTCGTTGGCACCATCAAATACTGGAGTTGCCATATGAATACCTAAGTAACGAGAAGCCATACCTAAGTGTAGCTCTAAAACTTGTCCGATGTTCATACGAGAAGGTACGCCAAGTGGGTTTAACATGATATCGACAGGAGTTCCGTCTGGCATGAATGGCATATCCTCTTCCGGTAAGATACGAGAGATAACCCCTTTGTTACCATGACGTCCGGCCATTTTGTCCCCAACGCGAATTTTACGCTTTTGAACAATGTAAGCACGAACTAATTGGTTAACACCTGGTGGTAATTCATCGCCATCTTCACGGTTAAATACTTTCACGTCAAGAATAATACCGCCAGCACCGTGTGGTACACGTAATGAAGTATCACGAACTTCACGAGCTTTTTCACCGAAGATAGCATGTAATAGACGTTCTTCAGCAGTTAATTCTGTAACTCCTTTAGGTGTTACTTTACCTACAAGAATGTCACCGTCACGTACTTCTGCACCGATGCGGATGATACCACGTTCGTCTAAGTTACGAAGTGCATCTTCCCCAACGTTTGGAATATCGCGAGTGATTTCTTCAGGTCCTAATTTTGTATCACGAGACTCTGATTCATATTCTTCAATATGAACAGATGTATAAACATCGTCTTTTACAAGGCGTTCGCTCATGATAACAGCATCCTCATAGTTAAAGCCGTTCCAAGTCATGAACGCAACAAGTACGTTACGACCAAGAGCAAGTTCACCATTTTCCATAGATGGACCATCTGCTAAAATGTCACGAGGTTTCACACGTTCGCCAACTTTTACAAGTGGACGTTGGTTGTATGAAGTACCTTGGTTAGAACGAATGAATTTTTGTAATTTATATTTTGTTAAATCGCCTTTAAC
Proteins encoded in this region:
- the rpsG gene encoding 30S ribosomal protein S7; protein product: MPRKGPVSKRDVLPDPIYNSKLVTRLINKMMVDGKRGTSQKILYGAFELVKERSGENPIEVFEAALNNVMPVLEVRARRVGGSNYQVPVEVRPERRTTLGLRYLVNYSRLRGEKTMEERLANEILDASNNTGASVKKREDMHKMAEANKAFAHYRW
- the rpsL gene encoding 30S ribosomal protein S12, with translation MPTINQLVRKPRQSKSTKSKSPALNKGYNSFKKSLTDVKSPQKRGVCTRVGTMTPRKPNSALRKYARVRLTNQIEVTAYIPGEGHNLQEHSVVLIRGGRVKDLAGVRYHIVRGALDTAGVNGRLQSRSKYGTKRPKEKK
- a CDS encoding ribosomal L7Ae/L30e/S12e/Gadd45 family protein, yielding MSYDRVRASQTIIGTKQAVKAMRDGSVKELFVALDADNWVTDLAITFAREIGVPVILVESKKELGKTCGIHVGAAVVAIAVE
- the rpoC gene encoding DNA-directed RNA polymerase subunit beta' — translated: MIDVNEFEYMKIGLASPDKIRSWSYGEVKKPETINYRTLKPEKDGLFCERIFGPTKDWECHCGKYKRVRYKGVVCDRCGVEVTRAKVRRERMGHIELAAPVSHIWYFKGIPSRMGLILDMSPRALEEVIYFASYVVIEPGATNLESKQLLSEKEYRAYREKFGNTFEASMGAEAIKRLLGKIDLEDETQSLKEELKSAQGQRRTRAIKRLEVVESFRNSGNSPEWMILDVLPVIPPELRPMVQLDGGRFATSDLNDLYRRVINRNNRLKRLLDLGAPSIIVQNEKRMLQEAVDALIDNGRRGRPVTGPGNRPLKSLSHMLKGKQGRFRQNLLGKRVDYSGRSVIVVGPNLKMYQCGLPKEMAIELFKPFVMKELVERGLAHNIKSAKRKIERLNNDVWDVLEDVIREHPVLLNRAPTLHRLGIQAFEPTLVEGRAIRLHPLVCTAYNADFDGDQMAVHVPLSAEAQAEARLLMLAAQNILNPKDGKPVVTPSQDMVLGNYYLTLEREAARGEGTIFYGPNEVLIAYDTGHVHLHTRIAIKASSLNNPTFTEEQNNMFLLTTVGKVIFNEILPKSFPFINEPTDFNLEQETPDKYFVNLTIDEETLKELEADATYNGLDEKGKVEAQRTAVLRKHFASVPVVNPFRKKFLGNIIAEVFKRFHITETSKMLDRMKNLGFKYSTRAGITVGVSDIVVLPDKGEILAVAQEKVDKVQAQFRRGFITEDERYDRVISSWSAAKDEIQAKLMKSLEKTNPIFMMSDSGARGNASNFTQLAGMRGLMANPAGRIIELPIKSSFREGLTVLEYFISTHGARKGLADTALKTADSGYLTRRLVDVAQDVIVREDDCGTDRGLTIGALMEGTELIEALDERIIGRHTKKTILHPETGEVILEKDGLIDQDIARTVIELGIEEVTIRSAFTCNTKHGVCKKCYGMNLATGEEVEVGEAVGIIAAQSIGEPGTQLTMRTFHTGGVAGDDITQGLPRIQEIFEARNPKGQSVISDIAGTVSDITEIREGLKEITIEGDVETRKYPAPYNARLKVQEGDFVERGQVLTEGSIDPKQLLKVKDVSTVQEYLLKEVQKVYRMQGVEIGDKHIEVMVRQMLRKVRVIEAGDTELLPGSLLDIHQFSEANADAVLNGKNPATCRPVILGITKASLETESFLSAASFQETTRVLTDAAIKGKRDELLGLKENVIIGKLVPAGTGMQRYRQIRIEKDELDTDELISAE